The DNA window AATACGGCTTTATATTTCTATGGCATTATCGAGGCAAGTTCATTATTAAATAATTGGTGGACATGGTGGCTTGCGGACATTGTTGGCGTGTTAGTTGTTGCACCATTAATTATCACGTGGCATCAAGAATGGCATATTCATTGGACTAGAAGCCAACTATTTGAAGCAATTTCACTTTTTTTCAGTTTAGGCATAACAGCATGGCTTATTTTTGGTCAACCGCTAAGTGAAGGCATTCGGGCTTATCCAATGGCATTTTTAATGATGCCGTTTATCATCTGGTCAATTTTCCGTTTTGGACAACGCGAAACCATGACCGTGATTTTTCTCCTATCTGTTATTGCCATTTTTGGCACTATCATGCGCGTTGGACCTTTCGTCCTGCCTTCACTGTATCAATCTTTATTATTGCTACAAGCATTCATTGGCGTTATCTGTTTAACCACTTTATTTTTAATGGCACTGATTAGCGAACGCACTAAACTAGAAGCCAGTATGTCGCGCTTTGTGCCCCATGAATTTTTAAGTTTTCTCAACAAAACCAGTATTATAGATGTCAATCTAGGCGACCATACTGAACGAGAAATGAGCGTACTTTTTTCAGATATTCGTGGCTTTACCTCTTTATCCGAAGCCATGACCCCGCAACAAAATTTTAACTTTATCAATGCTTACCTCAGCCGTATGGAGCCAATTATTAGTGAACATCAAGGCTTTATCGATAAATATATTGGTGATGCCATCATGGCACTTTTTCCTAAAAATGCCGACCAAGCCTTGCAAGCAGCTATCGAGATGCTCCAAACGCTTAATCAATATAACGAAACTCGTGGCAGACCAGGGCGACCTAAATTGCGCATTGGAATTGGTATCCATACAGGATTATTAATGCTTGGCACAGTGGGTGGACAAAGCCGCATGGATGGTACGGTTATCTCTGACGCGGTCAATCTTGCCTCCAGAACAGAAAGCCTGACAAAAACCTATGGAGTGTGTTTACTGATTACTGAACAAACCTATCAAAAGCTCAAAGACCCCACACAATATAAAATCCGTTTACTTGACCGCGTGATTGTCAAAGGGAAAACTAATCTAGTGACGCTTTATGAAGTGTATGATGCTGACCTACCGCCTTTAATTGCGCTGAAAAATCAAACATTATCACAATTTGAGCAAGCCTGTTTATCCTATCACCAA is part of the Beggiatoa alba B18LD genome and encodes:
- a CDS encoding adenylate/guanylate cyclase domain-containing protein, which gives rise to MLRIPLIKKLSRKNRNRLLEIGNILSFAVVYYLISELSIILGSTTGDVTAIWPVAGLGFAVMFIWGYRFLISVWLGELNLLFLESFSHEQLWIATGNAVALFIAVWFIKRYAKNADLFGYTKNVIFFIFFAVLLSSMISASVGNTALYFYGIIEASSLLNNWWTWWLADIVGVLVVAPLIITWHQEWHIHWTRSQLFEAISLFFSLGITAWLIFGQPLSEGIRAYPMAFLMMPFIIWSIFRFGQRETMTVIFLLSVIAIFGTIMRVGPFVLPSLYQSLLLLQAFIGVICLTTLFLMALISERTKLEASMSRFVPHEFLSFLNKTSIIDVNLGDHTEREMSVLFSDIRGFTSLSEAMTPQQNFNFINAYLSRMEPIISEHQGFIDKYIGDAIMALFPKNADQALQAAIEMLQTLNQYNETRGRPGRPKLRIGIGIHTGLLMLGTVGGQSRMDGTVISDAVNLASRTESLTKTYGVCLLITEQTYQKLKDPTQYKIRLLDRVIVKGKTNLVTLYEVYDADLPPLIALKNQTLSQFEQACLSYHQTNFLLAQQLFEMVLSINEQDDAAKVYLDRCHNHLRNPCANNPN